DNA from Aggregatimonas sangjinii:
CGCGCTTTTGTTCAATTTTTCTCAAGGGCAAGAAGAAACATATGAGATAAATTTTGGAGCTTATAGGCAGACATTTGATAAACCACTTTACGAGTTAATCGATCAGAAAGCCTCAAATGGGAAGAAAACTGGAAGTTATAAGCAAGTAATTAATGCCTCTAACACTACTTTATCCGCTGGAGACATACTCGAATTAAATTATTATATATCAGGATATGGATATATAGATTTCACTTCGGCCAAATTGTACTATTCAGCATCTGCCCATATTGCGCATCTTGAAGAATCCTATTATTTGGACGGTTTCCAATTAATTGATAAAAAAATTGGGTACGGCGGTGCGGAGATGCCAATGCAAAACAGTGGACTAATTCCTTTAAGTGCTGTTTTATTCGATTCAGAAGTTGGGTTTACTAAAACTTATTTCGATGATTTTGTTCACGCTAGTCCTGAGAAAAGATTTTTAGAGCCTCGAAAGAAAATGAATAACCACCTAGACGATTTTGAAAAAGAATCTACACAAAAAAATTCAAATCAAACAAATAGAAAAACAGGTATTAGCAAATCAGCCAACAATCACAGAATGCATTATCGACATGCTCTTGAACACACTGTGATATTATCCGAAACCACGCTCGGTAGTAGTAATGAAGGAGAATTTGTTTCTCCTGTTAGCTTTAAAATAAAACTTAAGAATGATGTGGAGCCGGGTGAATACTATTACACCTTTATTCTAACGTATTTCAATGGTAATCTTTGGCAAAATGATAGGGTTGAAATAAAATTTAAGGTTATGCCATGGTATGAGGAATACTCTTCTTTAATACAGTGGCTAGCGCTTTTAATTGCCATTCTAACAATTATAACTCTTGTCGGCCCGACCTTCAAAATTTTTATAACTCTTAATAAATATTTTATCAAAAAATTTGCTTCAAAAATATCTCTTGAAGAAGAACAAAAAGTAAACGCAATAATGGAATCTAGTGCAAAAAAGAAAGGCAAAAAAAAGATTATTGAAAAAACATCGAATGAAGATAAGAAGAAATGACGCATATATATGATCCAGATTATTTTGCAAAAATCATTCGTATTCAAAACTATTTTTAAATCATAGAAAGAGCTTGGATTCTCAATTTACTATCAAAAAGGAATAAATTTTTAGAATAGTTCTATTTAAGAGGGACTATAATTATAAGACAAATTTTTTAACTTAATTGATTCCTAAAACCCATGGTAGCCATAGGCATTATACCCATTGGTGCGATACACATCGGCCCGTTGCCTATCCTTTAGGATAAAGGTTTCGGTAATGTAGTCCATCGCCTCCGCATCGGTATCGGTATCTTCGATACGCTGGTCTTTTTGTTCGTAAAAAGGAATGGTGGTGAGTCCTTTCTCATTATCGAATACGACGAGGTTCATCGAAAAATTGGTGTCATAGTCATCTTGGGTACGTGTTTTAAAATAATACCCGGTATATGCCTTTCCTTTAAAATTCAAATCGCGTTTTTCCAAAAACTGAACGGAGTCCTTCGTCGCTTCGTAGTTGCTCCCGACGTACAACAACGATTCTGCCAAATAACGGGCGGTCTTATACTCTTTCGGAAAGAGTTCCAATTTCTTAATGGCTTTTAATCTGGCGAATAGTAAGGCCCTACTATTGATATCTTCCGCGAGCGGCAGAAGCATGCTTTCCGGTACGGATGCCCCGCTTTTGGCGACCAACATCGCATAGGTTATCTTTATTTTTTTGTCCTTGAGCATTTGCAGACGATCAAAAAATTGCTGTACATCTTTCTCTTCCCGAAACGGGTACAGCAACACCGCATAATCGGCCAATACTTCGTTGCTTAGATTCTGCAGGCTGGCATAGTATCCCAAATCCCTGGTATCGGCCTCGTTGCCGAATTCGCGTTTCAGTTGAATCTTCGCGTCGTTCAAGATCTGTTTCTGATACTTTTTATAACTTTTCGGCCTTACCAGACCCTTTGCCTGCAATCTGGCCAAAATAGAAAATATAGGCGATTTGTATTCTTCAATCGCGCTGTAGTTCAACAGCTCCGGATAGAGTTTTTTCGCTAGCTCCAAACTGTCTCGATAAGGTTTAAAAATACGGCTGATTTCAAATGTATTGCTGACCAAGGGAAGGTCCTGCGACAAAAGCTCCAACAATAATTTTACCGAATTTTCATCGGCCTTGCAGCTCACAGATTGTAATATTTTAGTCTGCGCGTTCGAGTTATTATACGACTTGCCATAAAACGATTTCAGGAACGGCACCACATCGGAAGACTTCAATTTTCCCAATTTTTGAATCAGGTAAGCCTGCAAATGTTTCTTGTCGTCAGGATAGTTAAAGTTGGCGATGTAGTGCTTAAGGGTATCTACATGTTTCTCCTTGAAATCGATGTACGTATAACCATTCAAGACGATACTATCATTTTTTCGCAACGCTTCGAAAAATGCGGGGGCACTGTCGGAAAGGATGTCCTTTCCGATCAGGGTATCTATCAGGGTGAAATTATCGAAGAACTCCGTCACGAAACGACTGGGAGCTTCAATGGTATCGACTTGGGACTTTATTTCGTACAGAAGGCCACCCTTTAGAACGTTTTTGATGAGTATCCCTCGAGAACTGGCCGTATCGGTCAGGGTAAGTTGTAATTCATGACGCCCATCGGCATAACTACTATCCTTTTCCTGGATTATATTAAACCGCTTGTGGGCATACAGTTTTTTACGTAAAGACCACACCGAATCGATACCGGGAAACATCATGAAGTCGTGAGATTTGTTCAATTCTACCGTTACTGCCTCGTTGTTCTTGTTTTGATAGATAGTTTTCTTATTAAAAGCGTTGTAGGGTTTCGGTCGATTGCGGCCCGTCATGTAAGACGTGCTGTTCTCTACAAATTTTCTTGGTTTAACAGTACTTACGGTACTAAAGAACATGGCGGTATCGATAACCTTTTCGAATGCTTTTTTTTCTATGGATGGCTTTAGTTTGAAGGATGCGAAATAGTCCGACGCCTTGTTAGCTTCCGTGGTAACCACCCCCAACAAATAATAATCGCCACGTTTGAAGGTCGATTTCAAATGCAGTCGTTTTCCACTTTCAACATCCATCTCTGCACTCGACACTAGGGAATTGCCAACATAGTCATCATAGGTCGGCTGTAGCTTAAGGTCTTGGTAAAATCGTTTTTGTATCTGTTTTAATTCAAAAGTATCCTGTTCGATAAAGCTAAAATCGTTGATGGTCACCTTCCGCAAAAAATAATAACTGTCACTTTTTTTATCATATCCTTGTACCATGCGATCGCCACTTCGGAGTCGGTTCGGGAAACTGTGCAAGGAAGGCATGTCTACCTGAAAATCCTCGAACCCGGATGTTAGGGTTTCCATACTATTGTCGGCAATCTTAAAAGCAATGCTATTGAAAATGGTATCGGAATGTTGGGCCACATAATCGCCATCGCCACCCATCTTAAAAATTACGATTTCCAAGGGGGTCATAAAAATATGGTAGCGTTGGTGGTCGCCGTTCTTTAATTGGTTCTTGATATCCAGTCCTTGAAATCCGTTTCTTTCGATCGGTGTCTTCTCCAAGATTTTACCGGGAATGTTCTCGAACAGCATCTTGTCAAGATTGCTTAGTGTAAAAAGGTGTTCCTGCTTGAGATGGGAATAGGTCGGGATACGGTTCACCATCACATAACTGCCATTGGCAAGGTCGGGCGAAATATAAGCCGTACTCGGCGCGTCGGATACAGGATACAATTTGTTCGGAATCGCCAAACTAAAAAAATCGTCTTCCGGTCCTGCAGGTGAATAGGTATTTTCACGTAAGGTCTTTTCTAATTTTTCCTTTAGTTGTTTCCCTTTCGCCGTTGCTTTGGAGGTCAACGGTTTTACGGTGTATCCTTTTTCCCTAAGCATCTGAATGACCCCTTCTTTCCCCGGTAAATGTGCTGCCCCGATACCGGTAAATGTTTTGGCGGTACGCACTACGGAGTCGAGTTTGTTCGCCATATTGCGATTACGGGTAAAGAGCATGTTTTCTAAGTAATGCTTGGTATACATCCCCTTGTCGATAGAGTCGAGCATGTTGATATTGCGGTCACGGTAGGCATCCTGCAACAAGACCATAAAACCCTGCTTTTGCATTTTCTTTTGCAGCCATTCGTCCGGTTTTTGCTTCATGGGGTTCATACTCGCCCTGCCTACCAAAGCGGCGGACTCCTCTAAATCTTCCAATGCAATCACATGTTTATCGAACTTTTTACCGGCTTGGTAAATGAACATATCCAAATAGGTCTCCTCCTCAAAATCTTCGGAACTACTGTTACTCCGGTACAGAATGCCATTCACCCGGCTGTCATTAAATGCCAAATAGTTGGCCATCTCCTGTTTCGTCGGGTTTTTCACGGCAAACGAATGCTGGTAAAAGCCTTTGGCGTAAAACCCGTTTCCTTGTCCGTATCCCATGAGTCCGCCTAGCGCATCATTATCGAGCCAGGTATCGGGATCGGACTCCAAGGCCACGATTTCACTTTTGTCCAAGGCATCATAGAAGACATCGTCCAACCGAAAAGCGATACGACGACTTACATGCATCGTACCGTAGAGATACGAACTTTCCTGTAATCCGTTCCCGGAAATCTCCCAAAGCAGGCTGTTGGCCTCTTGGGCGGTAGCGGTGAAAAAGAACAAAGAAAAAAGGGCGGTAAAGAGGAAACGCATAAGTAATATATTGTAGGTTATCCGGTCTGACTAACAAATTTAAAGCGATGGGGTGGGTATCCTATCCCTGTAAACTGTGAAAATTCGGTTTCGGTTTAGACATAACGGAAATTGACCCGTCATATTTCTTAAAAAGGAAGTTTTTTCCAAAATATCTTAGCCGAAAAATCGCCATTCTAAAAACCATCATCAAAGTTTATAGCGCTATTAAAAAGTATTTCGGCTTTCCTGTGGATGAGGATGTTGCAAACCTTATTTTTGCAGACCGTCATCGCCTAACTTAGGACCATTCCTGAAAAGATAGCGATATAAAAAATTGTATTGATGAAAGGAATCTTACTGGTCAATCTCGGTTCTCCCGATAGCCCTACTGCAAAAGATGTGAAACCTTATTTGGATGAGTTTTTGATGGATGAACGGGTCATTGACGTAAATCGGATATTGCGAAACATTCTGGTTCGTGGCATCATTTTACAGACGCGACCTAAAAAATCGGCCAAGGCTTACGCCAAAATCTGGTGGGACGAAGGTTCTCCCTTGATCGTACTATCGGAACGTTTTGCCCAAAAGCTCCGTCAACACACGCCAATGCCCGTAGCCCTAGGTATGCGTTATGGCACCATGACCATTAAAAATGCATTGCAGGAGTTGAAAGATCAAGGTGTTGACGAGGTTTTATTGGTTCCCTTGTATCCGCATTATGCCATGTCGAGCTACGAAACGGTAGTGGTAAAAACGATGGAAGAACAGCAGAAACACTTTCCGGAAATGAAGTTGACCACCTTACCGGCATTTTACAAGAATCCTGATTACATTAAGGCCTTGTCGGAAAGTATTGAGGAGGGTCTCAAAGATTTCGATTACGATCATATACTGTTTTCGTACCATGGTATTCCCGAGCGTCATATTCGTAAAAGCGACCCGACCAAATTTCATTGCAAAATAGACGGGAGTTGCTGTGGTATCAATTCCGTAGCACACAACACCTGCTACCGCCATCAGGTTTACGATACGACCGAAATGGTCAAAGCCTATTTGGGTCTCCCAGAGGAAAAAACAAGTACGTCCTTTCAATCCCGATTGGCCGGCGACCCCTGGCTAAAACCCTATACAGACTACGAATTCGAACGTTTGGCCAAAGAAGGAAAAAAAAGACTTGCGGTTATTACCCCGGCCTTTGTAAGCGACTGTCTCGAAACCTTGGAAGAAATCGCAATGGAGGGGAAAGAGCAATTCGAGGAAGCGGGCGGAGAGGCGTATATGCATATTCCATGTCTTAACGATAACGAGGTGTGGGTGGCCGTGATGGCGAAATGGGTAAACGAGTGGGAAGCTAGCGGAGTTTTACCGGTTTAGTTCTTGCTTTATCTCTACCGCGCTCGATACGACGAAATCAATAACGCAACACGACAAACTCTTGAATGCTCAGTACAATTCAGGATTGCTTCGGTTCGCTTGTAATGACCTATGGCAAAACTAACTTCAGAGGAACTAGGTACACGATCCATCAGCAAATTGCTGATCAGCCAATCGGTACCTGCTTCTATTGGAATTTTGGTAATGTCCCTGAATATCTTGGTCGACTCGATCTTTGTAGGCAACTGGATCGGTAGTATCGCCATAGCCGCGATCAATGTAGTACTTCCCGTATCGTTCTTTATCGGTGCTTTGGGAATGGCCATCGGCATCGGGGGCTCGAGCATCATAAGTCGTGCCCTCGGCGCCGACAATAAGGCGAAAGCGATCAAGACCTTTGGCAATCAGATTACCTTAACGCTTCTGGTAACAATTACCATGGCGCTTATCGGGCTATATTTTACCGATACGTTAATTCCTGCTTTTGGCGGGAAGGGCGCCATCTTCGACCCGGCAAAAACCTATTATACCATCGTATTATATGGCATACCCTTTCTGGCCTTGTGCATGATGGGAAACACTGTCATTAGAGCGGAAGGCAAACCGAAATTCGCCATGATCGCCATGATCATTCCGTCTGTGGGAAACCTATTGATGGACTACCTTTTTATCTATGTCTTTGATTGGGGCATGGCGGGCGCTGCATGGGCGACTACTACTGGCTATGTGCTTTGTTTTAGTTATGTGCTCTATTTCTTTCTTTCCAAGAATTCAGAATTGAAATTGACGCCGCAATGCTTGGG
Protein-coding regions in this window:
- a CDS encoding MATE family efflux transporter, with the translated sequence MAKLTSEELGTRSISKLLISQSVPASIGILVMSLNILVDSIFVGNWIGSIAIAAINVVLPVSFFIGALGMAIGIGGSSIISRALGADNKAKAIKTFGNQITLTLLVTITMALIGLYFTDTLIPAFGGKGAIFDPAKTYYTIVLYGIPFLALCMMGNTVIRAEGKPKFAMIAMIIPSVGNLLMDYLFIYVFDWGMAGAAWATTTGYVLCFSYVLYFFLSKNSELKLTPQCLGLNFPIVKEISSLGVVTLARQATTSIVYLLMNNILFSLGGEALVAVYAIIGRMLMFALFPVFGITQGFLPIAGFNYGAQKFTRVRETINTAIKYAAILASLVFLGLFIFPAEIAELFLSNKEGLPEADKAVNAYVLQHTPNAMRWVFAATPIIALQLIGAAYFQAIGKAIPALLLTLSRQGFFFIPLILILPNMIGELGVWISFPIADVLATILTGWYLKKEIRKTLTKG
- a CDS encoding TraB/GumN family protein, translating into MRFLFTALFSLFFFTATAQEANSLLWEISGNGLQESSYLYGTMHVSRRIAFRLDDVFYDALDKSEIVALESDPDTWLDNDALGGLMGYGQGNGFYAKGFYQHSFAVKNPTKQEMANYLAFNDSRVNGILYRSNSSSEDFEEETYLDMFIYQAGKKFDKHVIALEDLEESAALVGRASMNPMKQKPDEWLQKKMQKQGFMVLLQDAYRDRNINMLDSIDKGMYTKHYLENMLFTRNRNMANKLDSVVRTAKTFTGIGAAHLPGKEGVIQMLREKGYTVKPLTSKATAKGKQLKEKLEKTLRENTYSPAGPEDDFFSLAIPNKLYPVSDAPSTAYISPDLANGSYVMVNRIPTYSHLKQEHLFTLSNLDKMLFENIPGKILEKTPIERNGFQGLDIKNQLKNGDHQRYHIFMTPLEIVIFKMGGDGDYVAQHSDTIFNSIAFKIADNSMETLTSGFEDFQVDMPSLHSFPNRLRSGDRMVQGYDKKSDSYYFLRKVTINDFSFIEQDTFELKQIQKRFYQDLKLQPTYDDYVGNSLVSSAEMDVESGKRLHLKSTFKRGDYYLLGVVTTEANKASDYFASFKLKPSIEKKAFEKVIDTAMFFSTVSTVKPRKFVENSTSYMTGRNRPKPYNAFNKKTIYQNKNNEAVTVELNKSHDFMMFPGIDSVWSLRKKLYAHKRFNIIQEKDSSYADGRHELQLTLTDTASSRGILIKNVLKGGLLYEIKSQVDTIEAPSRFVTEFFDNFTLIDTLIGKDILSDSAPAFFEALRKNDSIVLNGYTYIDFKEKHVDTLKHYIANFNYPDDKKHLQAYLIQKLGKLKSSDVVPFLKSFYGKSYNNSNAQTKILQSVSCKADENSVKLLLELLSQDLPLVSNTFEISRIFKPYRDSLELAKKLYPELLNYSAIEEYKSPIFSILARLQAKGLVRPKSYKKYQKQILNDAKIQLKREFGNEADTRDLGYYASLQNLSNEVLADYAVLLYPFREEKDVQQFFDRLQMLKDKKIKITYAMLVAKSGASVPESMLLPLAEDINSRALLFARLKAIKKLELFPKEYKTARYLAESLLYVGSNYEATKDSVQFLEKRDLNFKGKAYTGYYFKTRTQDDYDTNFSMNLVVFDNEKGLTTIPFYEQKDQRIEDTDTDAEAMDYITETFILKDRQRADVYRTNGYNAYGYHGF
- the hemH gene encoding ferrochelatase produces the protein MKGILLVNLGSPDSPTAKDVKPYLDEFLMDERVIDVNRILRNILVRGIILQTRPKKSAKAYAKIWWDEGSPLIVLSERFAQKLRQHTPMPVALGMRYGTMTIKNALQELKDQGVDEVLLVPLYPHYAMSSYETVVVKTMEEQQKHFPEMKLTTLPAFYKNPDYIKALSESIEEGLKDFDYDHILFSYHGIPERHIRKSDPTKFHCKIDGSCCGINSVAHNTCYRHQVYDTTEMVKAYLGLPEEKTSTSFQSRLAGDPWLKPYTDYEFERLAKEGKKRLAVITPAFVSDCLETLEEIAMEGKEQFEEAGGEAYMHIPCLNDNEVWVAVMAKWVNEWEASGVLPV